GAgcaatataaattttaattgttatatttaaataataataacacgAATCACAAATATAAAGCCAATGTCCAATGAGTGAGGTACACCATTTATTGCATTCTTATTATATCACAATTATGTCATTCTCGAGTATTATGACTGACTTGAGTGTCGAATGATCTATTAAGGGATGAgagtccattttttttcttataagaaGAGCTAGCTCCGAACGAGCTTGGACACGAAGATTATCGGAATAATCTCAAATTCAAGGAGTACATAAAAAAACTACGAGCAAATTGTGGTCCAAGTGATGATCGACTCTtcaataatatgtatatgtatgtgtatacatgcattcctatatatatatatgtattgtgtacaaatttatttatagataaatacatatatatatatgtaaaaatgttttaaagaaagaaaaaataacttatTAGATTTATTGTAAATGATAAAGTAATTTACAAATTCTGAATTCATAAAGTACTTTATGTCATTTGtgtaaaatgtttttattataaaaatatttttaatgttttttattaatcaaatcaaatataaaaaataaacaattatttttttaaaaatagagagTGTTATATTATCGGATATTGAGGGCATTGTGGTAATATCAGCTCCCTTGAAAATTTAGGGTTTCCAGCACCGTCACCGCGCCGCTATATAATCTCAGGTATTGGCGAATCTTCAATGCGATGCTAACAATCTGTCTTCTCGGTTGCTCTGTGAGTATCGTTCTATCATTTGTTGTTCCGCTGAATTGTATTCTGATGGATCTTTGTTCTCGAAGcatattttgaatgtttgtaTGCCTAGTTTTCAactctgtttttttttctaCGTTGAGATGTGTCTGTGGAGGCAGTGACGAGCACAATTATACCATCAAACTATGAGAGCTTGAAAGCTCGTTGATGTATCAACATTATTCTCTGAGCCTTCGTTTCGAGTCTGTTCGAACAATTTTGTTCAAGTTTTGATTACTTGAGTTCTTGATTATCTTTAAGGCATGAAAGATAAAAAATGAAACTGTTTTTACGGCAATAAATTAGAGTCTCTGATGCGCTTGTTTCGTGGCGTCGTCAGCGCTGTACGTTGCCAATAACGAACGAAGCTGAGATTCTGGCATTTGCCTCTTGCTTTTTCCACCAGGCTTGTGCATTCAGATGCTTctatatttttggattttgttcttattataATTCTTGGGATTTGAGTTTCTGGAAATTGGAATTGCGTCCATTGCCTTTGTCGCTTTTACTTGGCTTCTATTTTTATCAGTGGGATTGATCTGTTCGCGACTGAAATATACTTGCTATTGGGGTGTACTGTTTAAAACAGTGCTTATGAAAAGAAATGATGTTATGCATACCAATCCGAGACTTGAGATCtcattgaaaaattgaaattattttatttgttgtgagatTCTCTTATGTGATGAGCGCTCTTGCGAGATTAATACTAGGAAATGTTATAATATGAAACTGAGtacttttgtatgtcctgattTAGTTctggtttttgaaattttcatgcATTTTGCAACCATTGAAATAGCTCCGTGGCTGTGGGCTGTAGGAGCTGTGCTATAATTAGATGCACGAGCACGACTCTAAATCATCAATGTGTTACCAAATAAGAGGTCTGTGTTTGTTAAGAAACAAGGAAACCAGATGATGAATTTGGATTGAAATTTCTCACGACGGTCGTCTGAGACACCTAGAAGTGTCAGTATTGATGTTAAAGTTCCAATATTACTGATGGATTTCCTTGATGATAGTGATAAAAAGGACCAATATTATTCTTTTTCCATTCATTGTTCTTTCCTTTATACTATTATTCTTCTTcggagatatatatattagtaatagATGGAAATCATCTCCTTCCGAATCTCCTTTTTTGGTTTTATGGACCTCCATATTATTCATGCTCTAAGCCATCCTCTTTCACTTTCCTTGTTATAGTTTCTTCGAATTAGAGGGtgtaaattaattgagtttagTTGACTTGATCTCTCATTATGTCAAGTTTTATAAGAAATACTCAAATTTGGCTGTGTTCGGTTCAACTCTCTTTAAATTAAACCAATTGCAAGTTTGTTTATGAaagaaattatcaattttgtttataaataaaagttaaaaaagagTTTTTTATGTTCAGAAAATAAGTTTAttcatgaataaaaatataatagtatAAGTAAGTtgtttttatgaataatttatgtaattatattatttaacaagtGGCTCGGTGCTACTGGTGGGAGAGGATAGTCGCAAGTGGCTCGGTGCTACTGGCGATATTTTTTTAGTGCGACTGTGTCTAGTCTGGAAGTTTGCTTCTTTCTCCACAGTAACTTGGAACGTCTCTTGAAAGACAACACCAGGAGGAAAGTCAATGAGTGACGGTTGACTTGAGTGGCTGGCTTCGTCTTGAGTGCCGGCCCGTGCCCGTTTATTCCTTCTTACCATGGGGGCTTCAGTTTCCCCTTGACTTTCAGCaacttcttgttgttgttgctgtcaCAGTTGTTTGTAGCCCTTGCTCAAGAGCCTCCTCCTCATCGCCACTGTTatcgtcatcttcttcttgagaAACAGCCCCCCTCGAGTGTCGCTTGTCTCGAGGGCCCACCTTCCTTTGCCAATCGACGTCCTTGAAGCCATCATCAGTAAGAATATCCAATACGGGAGGACCAACCCTCCCTTAGCAGTTGATCAACGATGTATTAGCCCCCATCACTAGTCTAACCTCGGGTGGCTTGGCTACATCTTTCCTTGACGACTCAGTGCACCAGGACTGAGGAGCTCGCCTGGACACACTAGTCTCACCATTATCACAGGGTTTCGAAATTGTCCACCTTTGACAAGGACTCGGTGAATAGTGGCTCATTAGTTCAGGACTTTTGCAATCCAACGAGCTCCTTCCAGCCCTTCATTGCCCCTTGGGCGGAAGAAACAGTTGAATAACTCAGTGGTTGGCTCTACACCTCTTCTTGCATGGGACATAGAAACTAACCAGTTGAGTCCCACCCATTGGAATGTAGCTGGGTAGGTGCCGATTTGTTCTCTTAAAAATTGCATTCTGAATGGGTGAAGGGAGAACCTTAAGCCCATCTTTAGGTTGTCCTCATGAATAGCAACACCTCCCCCTTTGACTTGCGATGTTCGTTCCTCCTTCGGCTTCTGTACCAGCCATGAATCGGGTATGCTGAAGTCCGTCCTTAGCCTCTCCATGTCCCCAATGCGAAGGAAGGAGGTTAGTGCTTCTTTTCCCACTCGACTTGAAACATGGACAAACTTGGTCTTGCCTATGATTGAATTACCTTGGTGTAATTAGGACTTAAAAGTTGTTCGGGAACAAATGGATCCTCTAGGACAACTTCTTCGGGGTATATTTTTCCTAGACAACTATTCAATTTCTTCGAGACAGGTGCAGACATTCTTTGAGATGATCAAAAAGCGAAGTTCTCCAGGGCAAGTCTGATGAGCAAAAGTCTTGGCAAATGCGGAAGCAGAAAGTAGGGACCCAATTAAGCCATCATCTCGTGGAAAAATAAGGGAGAACCTTCTCCCGCATAACCTTGCCctatgttgtcttgcatgacaTGACCTATTTAAATAAGCACCTCATCCTTTGAGGACCATATTCCTCTAGGGAATTCTCACGAAAGCCCTCTTCCGAGTTTAACCACGAGACAACACCATGTGTGACCAAGACAACATCACATCATGCGGTCGGGACAATGTTATATCCCTGCGCACATGTCCCAGTACCAACCATTCACCCCTCACCTTCAAAGGCTTTTTCTCATACCTTAAAGATTTACACAACTTTTAAGAAGTTTGGCTTATCCTTTTTTTAAAAAGCTTATAAGCCTTTTTACTTATAAgttatataaaacttaaaaattaactaatatttaaattaataacgtatttaaataaatatattttaaattattatttatatagttatgtatttggttaaaaaaataataaattattaaaatttaataaaaagactaacataaacatatagttaaataatataaataaaattaataaaaatattaatttttaataaaaaaattataaattaatatttaactaataaaattattataattatatgttgataaattatatataattattaaaaactatattaatacaatatatatatatatatgttaaacttgtttttatgttaaaaatatatatatacatacatacataaagaAGGGAGGAGTAACGAAAGAGGGGATGAGGATGGGGCTAGAGGCACCAATTGCAATGGAAGTGATGGAAGCGACAACGGGATGGAGGATGGAGGAGTTGGAGGGAGACAACGATAGAGAAAAGGCATAGGGATAAAAAAGATGGATAGatgttgaaaatatgatatttgtttgagggtaaatttataatttatttgatcaaCAAAATAGCTACTAATAACTTATTGAGTTATGCTATTTATACAGAAACACTTTTATCGATTGATTTATAGGTGTGATAAATCACGAGAAATTAGTGATATTTGAAATGTAAATTGAACCAATTTATCATGATaaattggatttgaaaagcGGGAGACAGAGAGACAAGACAGAACTCAGCTTGTCATCCTTTTCATCGTTCTCCGATGAATCTGAGAATCAAGACTGGTCTTCGTTGTCCTCGTCAAGCTGTTGGGTCCATTGAGGTCCTGAAGAAGGTAAGAACTTATCTTTGCAGAATCGAAGAACTAAAAGCTTGATTCTGGTGATTATGCAGCTAAAAGTAGCAACCAAGGCTAGAATCAAAGCACCCCATTTCCAGAAACTGTACACTTGAGGGACTTTTCTGATGCCAGAAAGGGAGATGAATGGCAGATGGGTCATTACCAGAGCAAGATCGAGATTTGGATGGAGCTCCAAAAGAAACAGCAGATCTACGAGCTGGGTTCGCTGCCGCTGTTCTTGCTTGTGTTCGCCGGCGTCATGGAGGCAGTGGACCACTGATGGAACTAGCACGGGCTCGGCGGCGACAACCGGAGCAGGAGCTGCCAATCGCTCCACCCAGGTCCTGTGAGCTTGCTCCATTGGAGCAGGACGGGCAAGCCCTGGGCCCGACTCGACATGAAGAACCCGTGCCCCTTGGATTATCTCTGGCAGCAGTACGATCGGCAGCATCACAGATTGAAGCAGCCGTTATCGACTTCTTCgcattcaaatttgatttgattcttctttccattttcttttagatATTCATTTCATGACTGTACAGATTCAATCTGTTCATTTTCCTTTgattcttgtttttttatttacaaaatttgtgGATTTTGGGAGGTGTTCCTTATTTGGAACAAATTTTGGGTGAAGAAGAGAATAACATGTTGGTGTTCTGTAAATCTACCAATTCCAATCCATTTTTACTGATAAATGAATTGAATGGTGTCCCATTATGCTTTGAAAACAGAAGCAATCCCATCTGGCCTTGTTTCTTCTTAGCTTTTTGGTGTTGCCGGCCGAAATGGCCTTGTTTCTTCTTAGCTTTTTGGTGTTGCCGGCCGAAATGGCCTTGTTTCTGAGTTTCTTGAGTtgcttcttctttgtctttgATGCCCGCCCAACTGGTCTGCAATGGAGATATGTGCGTGTGAAGGAGCTAGAAGGATGGCCGTCGTCGGAGATTCAAGAGAAAGGGGAAGCAGAGAGAGACGCAAAAGGGTCTAGGTGCAAGAGAGAGacaaagggagaaagagagagccaGAGAGACAAAGGGAGAAAGAGCCTCTGCTGGGTCTTTTTGGATTGGGGTATTTGGGTAATTTTCAGAGGGACAAATTAGTCATTTTAATGCCCCTGTAAAAGAATTTGTAAGTCTTCTTCTATACAAATAGCTCAACCCTAACTTATTTGGAAAAGTGAGGGATAACTTATTGAAAATactgttaaaataatttataaatttaatagcGTTTAAGCTCTTAAAGTTTTAATAAATATGTAACTaaataaagttgaaaacttATAAGTCGAAGGAAGTTTGAAGCGGTCAAAACAGATCGGCAAACACCCCCAAAGTTAGAAGGCTTAAAAGTCATCTTAAAAAacggtaagccaaacagcctgtAAGATGTCTCCGAATCTTAATCTCTTAGAGATGGCAACGGAAGGCGGTCTTCCAATTGAAGCTGGGGTTTGTTAAGCTCAGGGGCAGCATAAACATACCTACCTAGCTAATTGAAGGATCTCTTCTCACTCGACCAAATCCAACGTTTGTAATTGTAATCTTGGAGTCACGAGCTAAGCTTACAGTGCAGAGCAAAAGCATGGACTTCAATATTAAGCAACCAACCTCCTAATTATTCTATAACCGCAATTcactcatttatttttaattcagaTCGATGAAGACGGAAGCCCTAAGAAGCAGATAAAATTACGGAGTATTTGTTTACAGTAGCGTTAATTAACAAGACTTAAGACATGTAATTAAGATGGACGATTTACTTAGAAAGCTAGGTAAAAGTAGACGGACGATTCCTGATCGACATATGATGTTACAGACAAATTAATCAAACGCAACAGGCAGATTCAACAGAGACTTACTTTATTGTTTGAAATTTAGGGCGGCACGAGAAAGGCAAGGCGGTGGGGATTGATTAATTAGTGAATCTTGGAGGCCTCGAGATCGGCGGCTCGCTTGAGCAGGTTGGAGTCGTTGTCCTCGAGGGCCATCTGGATGGGGGAGGAGCCGAGGCCGTCGGCGATGGCCAGCAGGATCTTCTTCATCTCCGATTGGAACTCGGCGAGGTCGATGCCGCCGCTCTTGTCGCAGTCGAACTGCTCGAATATGGAGTCGTAGAGCTTCGTGAGCTCGGCGGGAGCCGTGGCGACGTCGACGCCGAAGTGAGTCTCGATGAGGCGCATCTGCTCGAACGCCTTCCGCAGCTCCGACCGGGACAGGACGCCGTCGTTGTTGAGGTCCAGCGCCGCGAACTGCTCGTCCACGCTCTTCTTGAAGTGCTCCTCGTCCCCGACGAAGTCTCTCACCGTCGATCCGTCTATTATCACCACTCccatctctctctatctctctctcctcgctctctctctctctctactggGAAGCGGTGGACGGATATCAAATTTATGAGTCAGGACAGAAATTAATTTTTCCACTCCAAAAACATGTCCGCCGCTCCACAAGTTACGTGAAATGGCAACATTACCCCTACATCCTCTCCAGTATTTGGGACTGGGCAGATAAAAAATTGGGATGACAATTATAACTGAAATCGTGAgcaacttaaaaattatttaattgaataataatttagtttgagagaaaattgaatattatttatgatttgattataatttttattaaattcaaaattaaaatcacagtttaaccaaatcaaatcgaatatatatataatatatttatttatttaatatattatatatacacataatatatattgactaatgtatttttttacaaatattttaactaatgcattacaaatatataaaatatttaatatttataaaataattaacaaataaaaaatctaatcttaaattattttttttatcaatcaaataattattaataaaaataattaattaaatattaaaaaaaaactgatTGGAGATtatggatcaaattaaaaaaatcatagttAAAACCAAAATCGAACAAAAATCGAATGGtctattatggtttttaatttttaaaactaacggataatggtttgatttgattatgattttggtAAAAATCGAAATTAAACTGAACTATTATCAACCCTAGATAAAAGTGccaaaatataaatagataaaatgagatttttatggatttaggataaatattaataattaaatttggatggaaagagtttttatttattttttaaaaataatattttttttctgtatTAATTTGTAGGGAAATGGATTCaaatgtaaataataaaaaactttTAACCTTACATACTGGTAAAATAATTtcagatatttttaaattatatatttcaaaatacaataaataattttcCCCACCTCACAAAATACAATAACTTGGTACGTTTGCTGGGAGATAAGCAAAGAGAAGGCATCCGATGCTTAACTGTTGGACCATAGATTTGAGGAGAAGTCACACGGAATTGGCATTAGTTTCAAATATtcgtttaaaattaaaataaatataaatatatgtacaaaataagtgatttattATTATCCACATCACATGTTTACATAATAATAATCTCTATTTTAAGTCTGCTTGATCTACGAAAatttaatgtgataaaaaaaaattctgcgTGCAGcccataatattatatatgtatattatagcATAGCCCACTGGAACTAATTCTAAGCTGGGAGATTGCGGGGGCGATTTTGTTCATGCTCTTTAACGGAGGTGATCATCATGCTCAGTATTTTGAGagtgaaaaataatggaatGACAATCAAATATTACCGCTCATGCTGCCGTTATGTTATTTTTCACCCTTAAAAGCACTGAGGGtgcacccccgttaaaggggtgaacaaaatcgcactcgaaGAATGCTACTTACACAATTGTTTAGACAATTGATTTGACAActtcatttcaattttattctttgtttcgATTACAAATCTAATTGTTTAGACAATTGATTTGACaactttaattcaattttattctttgttccAATTACAAATGTAATTGCTTAGACAATTAATTTGACAATTTGCTTCAATTACAATTTTATCCTctgttttgataaaaaaatttgtctctatTTTGTTACTAATTCATGGTGCTACTTGTACCTCACATACACACTCCATCTTTCTCTCGTTGCCACTATAGTTGTCATCGATACAATCACTTTTATTGTCGTTTGTCATCGACGTAACTGCATCTATCACCATTAAAATCGTTGTTCATTCTGCCTCTAATGAAGCCGTTGTTTGCTTCTACCGTTTCAACTGCTGTTGCTGCCTctatcatttttctctcttttctcattCTTGGCGTTGTTCGCCTCAATCGACACTATTCGCCTCAGTCGCTGTCTCTATGTCCTGCGAAGCACGAAAACAATTTGGAGATGCCATTTCGGCTTTTTCAAACTGTTTTTCGCTTTGGAAACAGGAAAAACGGccagaaatattttttgggtcaTTTGTGTAATTTTCAGAAACTTTTGAGCCATTTCAGAATTTTAACAACTTGACTAGAAGTGCATTTCCAACACACATGAAGccctaaaaaattgaatatgatcgacctcatttcctttcttatttttcttcgtcttcttcctctagtTTGATCTCCCTCACCTCCATCTGCTTCCAGTCCGATTGCTTCGTCGCTATCTGCTTCCAGAGCCTTTGCCGCCGTCTACTTCCAGAGCCTCTCGCTTCAGTAATCCCTTGCTTCGTTGTACTCGCCTGTCTGCCCTAGTGTTCCTTGACTGCCGGTCAACCCTTTCCTTTTGTAAGACTATAAGTAACCTCATTCTGGCCCTCCCAACTTGATTCTTataattttgtatgtgttttttttgTGGCAGTTGTGATCTTTTATGGCTATTGGCAAGGTTTTGTATGATTGTCGAAAGGAGagttcccttccctcaacctcATTGATGGGGGAGATTGTTGGAAGGAGtgttcccttccctcaaccttATTACTGGGGCTGTGCGCTGTACTGTAGTAAATTAAGAAATAGATATAGATAAATAATCATTACCAATATACATAAAATCAGACAGAATATATTTTTGGTCCATCTTGTCTAGCTACCTTTATCTGGATGTTAACAATGAGAGTAAAAGTGTTCGGATTCTGTAAATTTTTTGCAGTAGCGAATGAAAGATAATGGAATAGTAACTCCGCCGGTAAATCATATTAATCACTGTTGTTAGCTGGTTCTTACTTCTTACTTCATAGTTAGCTAACTTGCAGAAATGTCACAATCACATCTAGGGAGAACAAAGGTGAGAacgaggagagagagagagagagagaaggagatggaggtgtTGGCAGGGAACGACGGCGCGACAGCTGCGTCGAAGGCGAACAACACCGGGAACAAGAAGAGAGAGggggaaaagagagaagagatgaagacTGCGACAATGGCGACGGAGGTGAACAATGACTTTAATTGCAGTGAAAGCGACTACGTCGATGGCAAACGATAGTGAaaatgagaagagagagagaaaagaaaagaaaaaagagaatgaGGGACTGAGAGCAGCATGATGAGGAAGTAGTAGTAAATTGGAGGTGAATTTATAATCTAAACTTGCAGTTGTAGAATGAAGACAATCTTCTAATCTAAACTTGCAGTTGTGGATGCAAAATTAAAGACGCCACTCAACTCAACgtgttaatttaaatatcatctTCGTTAGTTAATAGTTTTAATTTACAATGTTTAgagtacgtacgtacgtacgaTAAATGATGAGGATAACCTGAAATGAAATAGTcgtcaaatataaataaatatgactgaaaatcatttgatttgatttgatttgatttgatttggtttgatttcacACTCCTCTCCTTCCCGAGTCGGACTTGGACAGAGATCTCAGCCTTACCCAAAACTTCACTTTTCTCTCCCATTGTGAAccctccttcctcttcttcccacGACATCTCCCCGGTGACCCATCCCAGTTTTCCGGCGACTCCGTCAGCCTTCTCTCTAAGCTACTCTCCGGCGTCCTTGCCGTCCACTCATCGTACTCCCTTCCCCCCTCCGCCAAGTCCACGTCGGCTCCCAACATCTTGGCCTGCATTGCCGATATCACCGCCTTCATGGCCACGTCAGCGTCCCGGCGATTACGCAGCAGGATCTCTCCGATCTGAGCTGGCGTGAGGGCCCCGCCCGACCTTATGCAGCTCTCCGCCACGTC
The Diospyros lotus cultivar Yz01 chromosome 12, ASM1463336v1, whole genome shotgun sequence DNA segment above includes these coding regions:
- the LOC127787147 gene encoding uncharacterized protein LOC127787147, which produces MGVVIIDGSTVRDFVGDEEHFKKSVDEQFAALDLNNDGVLSRSELRKAFEQMRLIETHFGVDVATAPAELTKLYDSIFEQFDCDKSGGIDLAEFQSEMKKILLAIADGLGSSPIQMALEDNDSNLLKRAADLEASKIH